Proteins from a single region of Flavobacterium sp. K5-23:
- a CDS encoding T9SS C-terminal target domain-containing protein, protein MKILSFLILLLATSTYAQIAGCTDPLSKNYNARATVNDGSCEYNLTRVKPTSSTQLNDELNETSGLVNYDSLLWTINDDKNTTLYGIDKAGGIQKEIKLHSVINSDWEEISQDSSYIYIGDFGNNYYGNRENLHILRVEKESLYLDIPKIDTISFSYSNQLDYIKAQPNTTNFDCEAFIVSRDSIYLFTKQWEKEETSVYVLPKTPGNYVAELKTAYNINGLITGATYLEYKKLIVLSGYSHHLSPFLYLLYDYKSNDFFSGNKRKIKLRLAFHQIEGITTQDGLHYLLTNEQFVKKPFLNIPQKLHEIDLSLFLKSYINQ, encoded by the coding sequence TTGTACTGATCCGCTTTCTAAAAACTATAATGCTAGAGCAACTGTAAATGATGGGAGTTGCGAGTATAATTTAACCCGAGTAAAACCTACTTCGTCCACACAACTAAATGATGAGCTGAATGAAACCTCAGGGTTAGTGAATTATGATTCGCTATTATGGACCATAAATGATGACAAGAACACTACTCTTTATGGAATTGACAAAGCGGGTGGAATTCAAAAAGAAATAAAATTGCATTCGGTAATTAACTCCGACTGGGAAGAGATTTCACAAGACAGCAGTTATATCTACATAGGTGATTTTGGTAATAATTATTACGGAAACAGGGAGAATCTTCACATTTTAAGGGTCGAAAAAGAATCATTATACCTTGATATTCCTAAAATTGATACCATTTCATTTTCATATTCAAATCAGTTGGATTACATCAAAGCGCAACCCAACACCACTAATTTTGACTGCGAGGCATTTATAGTTAGCCGAGACAGCATTTACTTGTTCACTAAACAGTGGGAGAAAGAGGAGACATCGGTTTATGTATTACCTAAAACTCCCGGAAATTATGTCGCTGAGCTTAAAACGGCATACAATATTAACGGACTTATTACTGGAGCGACCTATCTTGAATACAAAAAATTAATCGTGCTTTCTGGTTATAGCCATCATTTATCGCCGTTTCTTTACTTGTTGTACGATTATAAGAGTAATGATTTTTTCTCGGGCAACAAACGAAAAATAAAACTCCGCCTTGCTTTTCACCAAATTGAAGGCATTACTACCCAGGACGGTCTTCATTATCTACTAACAAATGAACAATTTGTAAAAAAACCCTTTTTAAATATCCCGCAGAAGCTGCATGAAATAGATCTTAGCTTGTTTCTAAAATCTTATATTAACCAATAA
- a CDS encoding ABC-F family ATP-binding cassette domain-containing protein has product MNYLSVENISKSFGERTLFKDISFGINKDQKIAFIAKNGSGKTTIMSIINGLEESDTGQVVLRKGIKMAFLSQSNNLQEELTIEESIFASDNETLKVIEAYEKALENPEDEEAYQKAFDGMDQHNAWDFETQYKQILFKLKLEDFKLKVKNLSGGQKKRLSLAIILINRPDLLILDEPTNHLDLEMIEWLETYFAKENITLFMVTHDRFFLERVCNEIIELDNGKLYQYKGNYSYYLEKKEERIASENSSVDKAQNLFVKELEWMRRQPKARTTKSKSRQDDFYDIKEKAQSRRRENTVELEINMERMGSKIIELHKISKKFKDHVIMDNFSFDFQRGERIGIIGKNGTGKSTFLNLLTGTLPLDSGKVVVGETIKVGYYTQSGINPKPGQRVIDVIKEYGEFIPLMKGKLISASQLLERFLFDSKKQYDFVDRLSGGELKRLYLCTVLIQNPNFLILDEPTNDLDIVTLNVLESFLLDYPGCLLVVSHDRYFMDKIVDHLFIFRGDGVVENFPGNYSDFRAYEDSTDVAQKEENKAEKKDWKQNNPTGNLTFNEQKEYQKIEREIKDLESQKVGIEQLFTDGKVEETHVLTKAKELENIISKMEEKEERWFELSAKIEG; this is encoded by the coding sequence GTGAATTACCTTTCAGTAGAGAATATATCGAAATCATTTGGAGAGCGTACCCTTTTTAAAGACATTTCTTTCGGAATAAATAAAGACCAAAAAATTGCTTTTATTGCCAAAAACGGCTCTGGAAAAACGACTATAATGAGCATCATTAACGGCTTAGAAGAGTCGGATACGGGTCAAGTTGTGCTAAGAAAAGGCATCAAAATGGCTTTCTTATCTCAAAGCAACAATTTGCAGGAGGAGTTGACGATTGAGGAAAGTATTTTCGCATCGGACAACGAGACTTTGAAAGTAATTGAAGCGTATGAAAAAGCACTAGAAAATCCTGAAGACGAAGAGGCCTACCAAAAAGCTTTTGACGGAATGGATCAGCACAATGCTTGGGATTTTGAAACACAATACAAGCAAATCTTGTTCAAACTGAAGTTGGAAGACTTCAAACTGAAAGTAAAAAACCTATCGGGTGGACAGAAAAAACGTTTGTCACTTGCCATTATTCTAATCAATCGTCCTGATTTATTGATCTTGGATGAACCTACGAATCACTTGGATTTAGAGATGATCGAATGGTTGGAGACTTATTTTGCCAAAGAAAACATTACGTTGTTTATGGTAACACACGACCGTTTCTTCCTGGAACGTGTTTGTAACGAAATCATCGAACTGGACAACGGAAAATTATACCAATACAAAGGAAACTATTCGTACTATTTAGAGAAAAAAGAAGAGCGCATTGCCTCAGAAAACTCTAGTGTCGATAAAGCGCAAAACCTTTTTGTTAAAGAACTGGAATGGATGCGTCGTCAGCCAAAAGCGAGAACGACTAAGTCTAAATCGCGTCAGGATGATTTCTATGACATCAAGGAAAAAGCACAAAGTCGCCGTCGTGAAAACACGGTAGAACTGGAAATAAATATGGAACGTATGGGAAGCAAGATTATCGAGCTTCACAAAATTTCCAAAAAATTCAAGGACCATGTCATCATGGACAATTTTAGTTTTGACTTTCAACGTGGAGAACGTATTGGGATCATTGGTAAAAACGGAACTGGAAAATCGACTTTCTTGAATTTATTGACCGGAACTTTACCGCTTGACAGCGGAAAAGTAGTTGTGGGTGAAACCATAAAAGTGGGTTACTATACACAAAGCGGAATCAACCCAAAACCGGGACAACGTGTTATAGATGTCATTAAAGAATACGGAGAATTTATTCCGTTGATGAAAGGGAAATTGATATCGGCTTCTCAATTGTTAGAACGTTTCTTATTTGATTCTAAAAAACAATATGATTTTGTTGACCGTTTGAGCGGTGGTGAATTGAAACGTTTGTACTTGTGTACGGTTTTGATTCAGAATCCTAACTTCTTGATTCTGGATGAGCCAACGAATGATTTAGATATCGTAACCTTAAACGTTCTTGAAAGCTTTCTTCTAGACTATCCTGGTTGTTTATTAGTGGTTTCTCACGATAGGTATTTTATGGATAAAATTGTAGATCACTTGTTCATCTTTAGAGGAGATGGTGTGGTGGAGAATTTCCCTGGAAACTATTCTGACTTTAGAGCCTATGAAGACAGTACTGATGTAGCCCAAAAAGAAGAAAACAAGGCAGAAAAGAAAGACTGGAAACAAAACAACCCAACAGGGAACTTGACTTTCAACGAGCAAAAAGAATATCAAAAAATCGAAAGAGAAATCAAGGATTTAGAAAGTCAAAAAGTAGGTATCGAACAACTGTTTACGGACGGTAAAGTAGAAGAAACCCACGTTTTGACAAAAGCAAAAGAACTGGAAAACATTATTTCTAAAATGGAGGAGAAAGAAGAAAGATGGTTTGAGCTTAGTGCGAAGATAGAAGGATAG
- a CDS encoding PAS domain-containing sensor histidine kinase, which produces MDIKQDNSKIPNSKYIPTARFYSQIIDSLQDYSIFTLDKEFIINSWSSGSTKIFGYETDEVLGQHFDLIFTEEDLKNGIPKREIETALKEGRATDNRWHVAKDKSVFYAYGLVFPLISLDGEMLGYVKILRNLTERKKSEDTIKKHIKDLEELNAHKESVLAILSHDLRSPLASIIGTAKYLKNNFHRMKPENVQEMLDLLYKSSIDELEMLDYLVEWARIKYASDVFSPIKTQLIPYIDKVFDTLNETALLKTINLHHEIEENVSVFADGKMLISIIQNIVSNAIKHTEKGGTITVSAKRKEDKIIIRVKDTGSGMSKEIMEKLFTPQMKTLTETRKKNKGAGIGLLLVKGFLEKNGGEIWVESVEGIGSSFYFTLLIEKPLIIAGSSDEIMFDESE; this is translated from the coding sequence ATGGATATCAAACAAGACAATTCTAAAATTCCAAACAGTAAATATATACCAACAGCTAGATTTTACAGCCAAATAATTGACAGCTTACAAGATTATTCAATTTTTACTTTAGATAAAGAATTCATCATAAATAGTTGGAGTTCTGGATCAACAAAAATATTTGGTTATGAAACTGATGAAGTTCTTGGACAACATTTCGATTTAATATTTACAGAAGAAGATCTAAAAAACGGCATTCCGAAAAGGGAAATCGAGACGGCCTTAAAAGAAGGTAGAGCAACCGATAACAGGTGGCACGTTGCTAAAGACAAAAGCGTATTTTATGCTTATGGTTTGGTTTTTCCTCTAATCAGTTTAGATGGAGAAATGCTGGGTTATGTTAAAATATTGAGGAATTTAACGGAAAGGAAAAAATCTGAGGATACTATAAAAAAACATATCAAAGATTTAGAAGAGCTAAATGCTCATAAGGAAAGTGTTCTAGCAATACTATCACACGATTTAAGAAGTCCTCTTGCTTCCATTATAGGAACGGCAAAATATTTAAAAAACAATTTCCATAGAATGAAACCCGAGAATGTTCAGGAAATGCTCGACTTGCTTTATAAATCATCAATAGATGAATTAGAGATGTTAGATTATTTAGTTGAATGGGCAAGGATTAAATATGCGTCGGATGTATTTTCTCCCATTAAAACCCAACTAATCCCGTACATCGATAAAGTTTTTGACACTTTAAATGAAACGGCCTTATTAAAAACAATAAATCTTCATCACGAAATTGAAGAGAATGTGTCCGTTTTTGCAGATGGTAAAATGCTAATTTCCATCATTCAAAATATCGTCTCTAATGCAATAAAACATACCGAAAAGGGAGGAACAATTACAGTTTCAGCAAAAAGAAAAGAGGACAAAATCATTATTCGGGTTAAGGATACTGGAAGTGGAATGTCCAAAGAAATAATGGAAAAACTTTTCACTCCACAAATGAAAACCCTTACAGAAACAAGAAAAAAGAATAAAGGAGCTGGAATTGGATTATTACTTGTGAAAGGATTTTTGGAGAAAAATGGTGGCGAAATATGGGTGGAAAGTGTTGAAGGTATAGGATCTTCTTTTTATTTTACATTACTCATTGAAAAACCATTAATTATAGCAGGGAGTTCAGACGAAATTATGTTTGACGAAAGCGAATAA
- a CDS encoding GNAT family N-acetyltransferase, which produces MIETERLNLKPLTYEQLVKYIKCDNSLEAELNLNATSRTISAELKEAFEQTILPNVADKTKNYLYSTLWTAISKKENKMIGDLCIVGEPNTEGEIEIGYGIYDEFQDKGFMTEIVGGMIRWAKTQPQVKSVIASTEKTNIASFKVLEKNSFLKIGETDTLFNWSLKLE; this is translated from the coding sequence ATGATAGAAACGGAACGACTTAATTTAAAGCCACTGACATACGAACAATTAGTAAAATATATAAAGTGCGACAACTCTTTAGAAGCTGAATTAAATTTGAATGCAACTTCAAGAACAATTTCAGCTGAACTAAAAGAAGCATTTGAACAAACCATTTTACCAAACGTAGCAGACAAAACTAAAAACTATTTGTATTCTACACTTTGGACGGCTATTTCAAAAAAGGAAAACAAAATGATAGGCGACTTATGTATCGTAGGAGAGCCAAACACAGAAGGAGAAATAGAAATTGGTTATGGAATTTATGATGAATTTCAGGACAAAGGATTTATGACCGAAATTGTAGGAGGAATGATTCGATGGGCAAAAACGCAGCCACAAGTAAAGTCCGTAATTGCTTCGACAGAAAAAACAAACATCGCTTCCTTTAAGGTTCTTGAAAAAAACAGTTTCCTTAAAATCGGGGAAACGGATACGTTATTCAATTGGAGTCTAAAATTAGAATAG
- the katG gene encoding catalase/peroxidase HPI — MENNNNQNGEGKCPFSGGAAKQSAGAGTRNNDWWPNQLKLNILRQHSALSNPMGEEFNYAEEFKSLDLVALKKDIFEIMTNSQEWWPADYGHYGPFFIRMAWHSAGTYRVADGRGGGGFGTQRFAPLNSWPDNVNLDKARLLLWPIKKKYGKKISWADLMILTGNCALESMGFKTFGFAGGRADVWEPAEDIYWGSEGKWLDDKRYTGDRELENPLAAVQMGLIYVNPEGPNGNPDPLKAAIDIRETFARMAMNDEETVALIAGGHTFGKTHGAADPNKYVGPEPAAAPIEDQSLGWKNSLGSGNGENTISSGLEGAWTTTPTKWSNNYFENLFGFEWELTKSPAGAHQWQPKNGAGAGTVPDAHNPSKSHAPFMLTTDLSMRMDPIYEKVSRRFYENPEVFADAFARAWYKLTHRDMGPIARYLGPEVPKEELIWQDPIPVVTHKLIDTTDIAALKSKILDSGLSVSQLVATAWASTSTFRGSDKRGGANGSRIRLAPQKDWEVNNPAQLAKVLNTLEGIQSVFNSAATGGKQVSLADLIVLGGCAAIEKAAVTAGHTITVPFTPGRADALQEQTDIESFAVLEPEADGFRNYMKTQYTVSAEEMLIDKAQLLTLTAPEMTALVGGLRVLNGNFDQSKLGVFTNRPEALTNDFFLNLLDLDTTWKAASSSQDVFEGRDRKTSELKWTGTRVDLIFGSNSELRAIAEVYGCEDSKEKFVHDFAAAWNKVMNLDRFDLA; from the coding sequence ATGGAAAACAACAATAATCAAAATGGGGAAGGCAAATGCCCATTTTCAGGAGGCGCTGCTAAGCAAAGCGCCGGTGCTGGTACAAGAAATAATGACTGGTGGCCAAATCAGTTAAAATTGAACATTCTACGTCAACATTCTGCACTCTCCAATCCAATGGGTGAGGAGTTCAATTATGCTGAGGAGTTTAAAAGCCTCGATTTGGTTGCTTTAAAGAAAGATATTTTCGAAATAATGACAAATTCTCAGGAATGGTGGCCAGCCGACTACGGTCACTATGGCCCGTTTTTTATACGAATGGCTTGGCATAGCGCCGGTACGTATCGTGTAGCTGACGGTCGCGGTGGAGGAGGTTTTGGTACGCAACGTTTTGCTCCATTAAATAGTTGGCCTGACAACGTGAATCTAGACAAGGCACGTTTATTACTATGGCCAATCAAAAAAAAATACGGTAAGAAAATTTCTTGGGCTGATTTAATGATACTTACAGGTAACTGTGCGCTAGAATCTATGGGTTTCAAGACTTTTGGTTTTGCCGGAGGACGTGCTGATGTATGGGAACCTGCGGAGGATATTTATTGGGGATCAGAAGGGAAGTGGCTAGACGACAAGCGTTATACCGGTGACCGCGAACTGGAAAACCCACTAGCTGCTGTTCAAATGGGGCTTATTTACGTGAATCCAGAAGGGCCTAACGGAAACCCTGATCCATTAAAGGCCGCAATTGACATTCGAGAGACTTTTGCGCGTATGGCTATGAATGATGAAGAAACGGTTGCACTTATTGCCGGAGGACATACCTTTGGTAAAACGCACGGTGCCGCTGATCCAAATAAATACGTTGGTCCAGAACCCGCAGCTGCACCAATTGAAGATCAAAGTCTCGGCTGGAAAAATTCATTGGGAAGCGGTAATGGAGAAAACACCATTTCCAGTGGTCTTGAAGGAGCTTGGACCACTACACCAACGAAATGGAGCAACAACTATTTCGAAAACCTTTTCGGGTTCGAATGGGAGCTAACAAAAAGTCCGGCAGGTGCTCATCAATGGCAACCAAAGAATGGGGCAGGAGCAGGAACAGTGCCTGATGCGCACAATCCGTCAAAGAGTCACGCACCCTTTATGCTTACTACTGACCTTTCGATGAGAATGGATCCTATATACGAGAAAGTATCAAGACGTTTCTATGAGAACCCAGAGGTGTTTGCAGATGCATTCGCTCGTGCGTGGTACAAACTGACGCATCGCGATATGGGACCAATAGCTCGTTACCTTGGTCCAGAAGTGCCTAAAGAAGAGTTAATCTGGCAAGATCCAATTCCTGTCGTTACACACAAATTAATTGATACTACTGACATAGCAGCTCTAAAAAGTAAAATATTGGATTCAGGGCTTTCTGTGTCACAATTGGTAGCTACTGCCTGGGCTTCTACATCTACTTTCCGTGGTTCTGATAAAAGAGGTGGTGCAAACGGTTCTCGCATTCGACTGGCACCACAAAAAGATTGGGAAGTAAACAACCCAGCTCAACTTGCGAAAGTGCTAAATACCTTAGAAGGAATACAGTCAGTATTTAATAGTGCAGCTACTGGTGGAAAGCAAGTTTCACTGGCAGACTTAATTGTTCTAGGTGGTTGCGCAGCTATTGAAAAAGCGGCTGTAACTGCTGGTCATACTATAACAGTCCCTTTTACTCCTGGAAGAGCGGATGCTTTGCAAGAGCAAACAGATATTGAATCATTTGCAGTTCTTGAGCCTGAAGCAGATGGTTTCCGTAATTATATGAAGACTCAATACACAGTTTCAGCAGAAGAAATGCTAATAGACAAAGCGCAGCTGTTAACGCTTACGGCACCTGAGATGACTGCTCTGGTAGGAGGATTGCGTGTTCTTAATGGCAACTTTGATCAATCTAAACTTGGCGTATTCACAAACCGTCCTGAAGCGCTTACGAATGACTTCTTTTTAAATTTATTGGATTTAGACACAACCTGGAAAGCAGCTTCGTCATCGCAAGACGTTTTTGAAGGTCGTGACCGCAAGACATCCGAATTGAAATGGACAGGAACACGTGTTGATCTTATTTTTGGTTCGAATTCTGAGCTTCGTGCAATCGCTGAGGTTTATGGATGTGAAGATTCTAAAGAGAAGTTCGTGCACGATTTTGCGGCAGCTTGGAACAAGGTAATGAATTTGGATCGTTTCGATCTAGCCTAA